A window of the Helianthus annuus cultivar XRQ/B chromosome 4, HanXRQr2.0-SUNRISE, whole genome shotgun sequence genome harbors these coding sequences:
- the LOC110935401 gene encoding uncharacterized protein LOC110935401 has product MGKLPSDTTVNPKHQGFSTSNVRDARVSAVSILLNDEVCSVENIPPPQFVDGVVENIGEEPESENEHETISQSKNENVTKNSFCENSLNQLNLLNASKSEERCPLKDEGWENFKQAKINLPLLDDIKKVPAHVECLKELSIEKRHNKLPKPVDLISHVSAVLSSALPPKAQDPGDPLIPIQIGTFKIERALLDLGACVSILPGSLYDQYDFGPLKNFDTPVVLADQTPTYPRGMVEDVIVKVDDCYYPVDFLVVDYVGCVGDTQPIVILGRPFLATANAIINCATGTLLFVV; this is encoded by the exons ATGGgaaagcttccaagtgacactaCAGTGAACCCGAAGCATCAAGGTTTTAGCACAAGCAACGTGAGGGATGCACGCGTTAGCGCGGTAAGTATTCTTTTAAATGATGAAGTTTGTAGTGTTGAAAACATTCCACCACCACAATTCGTTGATGGTGTAGTGGAAAATATAGGTGAGGAGCCGGAAAGTGAAAATGAACACGAAACGATTTCACAAAGTAAAAATGAAAACGTAACTAAAAATTCTTTTTGTGAAAATAGTTTAAATCAACTTAACCTGCTTAATGCATCGAAAAGTGAAGAACGGTGCCCACTAAAGGACGAGGGGTGGGAAAATTTTAAGCAAGCTAAAATTAATTTACCGTTACTAGATGACATTAAAAAGGTTCCGGCTCATGTGGAATGCTTAAAGGAGTTAAGCATTGAAAAACGGCACAACAAATTACCCAAACCGGTTGATTTGATATCTCATGTGAGTGCCGTTTTATCGAGTGCCCTTCCCCCAAAAGCTCAAGATCCGGGAGATCCTCTTATTCCAATTCAAATTGGAACATTTAAAATTGAGAGGGCGCTCCTAGATCTTGGAGCTTGTGTGAGCATCTTGCCCGggagtttgtatgaccaatatgattttggccCATTAAAAAATTTTGATACTCCCGTGGTATTGGCCGATCAGACTCCCACGTATCCAAGGGGGATGGTGGAGGATGTGATTGTTAAGGTGGATGATTGCTACTACCCAGTTGACTTTTTGGTAGTAGACTACGTTGGGTGTGTAGGGGACACCCAACCGATAGTCATACTGGGTAGGCCGTTCCTGGCAACTGCTAATGCCATAATAAATTGTGCAACGGGAACG TTGTTATTCGTAGTTTAg